In one Longimicrobiales bacterium genomic region, the following are encoded:
- the ffh gene encoding signal recognition particle protein, which translates to MFEELSEKLDGVFGRLRTRGLLTEAQVREGLREIRRILLEADVNFQLAKDFLARVEERALGEKVLKSVAPGQQIVKIVHDELITLLGEKQEGLKVAPVGPTVILLAGLQGSGKTTTAAKLAKRLAREGRQPLLAALDVYRPAAIDQLETLGRQVKVPVFADREEKNVAKLAKRALEHATRDRHRAVILDTAGRLQIDADLMDELKRVSAETKPTEVLLVVDSMIGQEAVRIAEGFHEALGLTGVILTKMDGDARGGAALSIRGVTGVPIKYVGVGEKMDGLEVFDPSRMAGRILQQGDVVGLVEKAQSAFDEDEAKRLEKKVAREGKFDLEDFLGVMRQMQKMGPLESLLKMVPGVNAKALKDAKMDPKAMKHVEAIVLSMTPKERQRPEVINGSRRLRIAKGSGRTVQEVNRLLTQFKQMQKMMKSMRGMGMGKGMPKGMGMPRLPGMFGT; encoded by the coding sequence GGGAGATCCGGCGCATCCTGCTGGAGGCGGACGTCAATTTCCAGCTGGCGAAGGACTTCCTGGCGCGGGTGGAGGAGCGTGCGCTGGGCGAGAAGGTCCTGAAGTCGGTCGCGCCAGGCCAGCAGATCGTGAAGATCGTTCACGACGAGCTGATCACGCTGCTGGGCGAGAAGCAGGAGGGTCTGAAGGTCGCGCCTGTGGGTCCGACCGTGATCCTGCTGGCGGGTCTTCAGGGCTCGGGTAAGACGACGACGGCGGCAAAGCTGGCGAAGCGGCTCGCGCGGGAGGGTCGCCAGCCGCTGCTGGCGGCGCTGGACGTGTATCGCCCGGCCGCCATCGACCAGCTGGAGACGCTCGGCCGGCAGGTGAAGGTGCCGGTGTTCGCGGATCGCGAGGAGAAGAACGTCGCGAAGCTGGCGAAGCGGGCGCTGGAGCACGCGACGCGGGACCGTCACCGCGCCGTGATCCTGGATACGGCCGGCCGGCTTCAGATCGACGCTGATCTGATGGACGAGCTGAAGCGGGTGTCGGCGGAGACGAAGCCGACCGAAGTGCTGCTCGTCGTGGACAGCATGATCGGTCAGGAGGCGGTCCGCATCGCGGAAGGCTTCCACGAGGCACTGGGCCTGACGGGCGTGATCCTGACGAAGATGGACGGCGATGCGCGCGGCGGTGCCGCGCTGTCGATCCGCGGCGTCACGGGCGTGCCGATCAAGTACGTCGGTGTCGGCGAGAAGATGGATGGTCTCGAGGTGTTCGATCCGTCGCGCATGGCGGGTCGCATCCTCCAGCAGGGCGACGTGGTCGGCCTGGTCGAGAAGGCGCAGAGCGCGTTCGACGAGGACGAGGCGAAGCGGCTCGAGAAGAAGGTCGCACGGGAAGGAAAGTTCGATCTGGAGGACTTCCTGGGCGTCATGCGACAGATGCAGAAGATGGGTCCGCTCGAGAGCCTGCTGAAGATGGTGCCGGGCGTGAATGCGAAGGCACTGAAGGACGCGAAGATGGACCCGAAGGCGATGAAGCACGTCGAGGCGATCGTGCTCTCGATGACGCCGAAGGAGCGGCAGCGGCCGGAAGTCATCAACGGCTCGCGCCGGTTGCGCATCGCAAAGGGCAGCGGTCGCACGGTGCAGGAAGTGAATCGTCTGCTGACGCAGTTCAAGCAGATGCAGAAGATGATGAAATCGATGCGCGGGATGGGAATGGGGAAGGGTATGCCGAAGGGTATGGGAATGCCGCGGCTGCCCGGAATGTTCGGAACCTGA